AAGGGGAAATTTAAAATAATTTTCCGAGTGTTCTTTTTTTCACCAAAACCGGTATTAACGTGCCATAAAATAAGCGTTTTGCTGTTTTTGCAGCCGCAATCACACTTCCTGGTGGCATACTAATGAGTAAGAAAAAGATAAAGGACAAAGAGTCATGCCTTTAAGCGCACAACAGTTGGCTGCACAGAAAAACCTTTCCTATGTCCTGGCTGAGAAGCTGGCGCAGCAGATCCTCAAAGGTGCATATGCCCCTGGCGCCATTCTTCCTGGCGAAATTGAGCTTGGCGAACAGTTTGGTGTGAGTCGGACCGCCGTTCGGGAAGCAGTTAAAACATTAACGGCCAAAGGGATGGTGCTGCCGCGCCCTCGCATTGGCACCCGAGTGATGCCACAGGCAAACTGGAACTTCCTCGATCAGGAATTACTCACCTGGTGGATGACTGAAGAGAATTTTCAGCAGGTTATTGAACACTTTCTGGTGATGCGTATCAGCCTGGAGCCTCAGGCGTGCTCGCTGGCGGCAACAATCGGTACCGCAGAACAAAAAGCGCATCTGAATACATTAATGGAAGAGATGGTGGCGCTGAAAAAAAACTTTAAGCGCGAACGCTGGATTGAAGTGGACATGGCCTGGCATGAGCACATTTATGAAATGAGCGCGAACCCGTTCTTAACCTCTTTTGCCTCGTTGTTTCATTCTGTCTACCATACCTATTTTAATTCAATTACTTACAACACCGTTGTGAAGCTGGATTTGCATCAGGCGATTGTCGATGCCATTGCACAAAGCGACGGTGACGGCGCGTTTAAGGCCTGTCAGGCGCTACTGTTCGCCCCAAATGAACGTCCAGAAAATAACCAGGATTGTGCATGACCAACAAAAAAGCACGCAGTATGGCCGGATTGCCGTGGATAGCGGCAATGGCTTTCTTCATGCAGGCACTGGACGCCACTATTCTAAATACCGCTTTACCCGCCATTGCCCAGAGTCTCAATCGCTCCCCACTGGCAATGCAGTCCGCAATTATCAGTTATACCCTGACGGTAGCCATGCTAATTCCGGTGAGCGGATGGCTGGCCGATCGCTTTGGTACCCGACGCGTATTCATGATCGCTGTGAGCTTGTTCACGCTCGGCTCACTCGCCTGTGCGCTTTCAAGTACGTTACCGGAGTTGGTTATCTTTCGCGTGATTCAGGGGATTGGTGGCGCAATGATGATGCCCGTTGCTCGCCTGGCATTATTAAGAGCTTACCCACGCAGTGAACTGCTGCCGGTGCTGAATTTTGTGACGATGCCTGGACTGGTCGGCCCCATTCTGGGTCCCGTACTGGGAGGCGTTCTGGTCACCTGGGCCAGTTGGCACTGGATTTTCCTGATCAATATTCCGATAGGAATCGCCGGTATTTTATATGCGCGCAAATATATGCCGAACTTCACCACCCCTCGGCGCAAATTTGATATGACTGGCTTCTTTCTTTTCGGCCTGAGTCTGGTGCTCTTTTCCAGCGGGATGGAGTTATTTGGCGAGAAAATTGTCGCCACCTGGATAGCACTGACCATTATTCTGCTGAGTATTGTGTTACTGCTGGCTTATATTCGTCATGCGCGACGCCATCCCACCCCGCTTATTTCGTTGTCACTATTTAAGACGCGCACTTTCTCCGTCGGCATTTCCGGTAACCTGGCAACCCGTCTGGGAACAGGATGTGTGCCGTTCCTGATGCCATTGATGCTACAGGTAGGATTTGGCTTTCCGGCGCTGATTGCCGGTTGCATGATGGCGCCCACCGCGCTGGGTTCAATACTGGCGAAGTCGATGGTGACGCAGGTACTGCGCCGTCTGGGTTATCGAACCACCCTGGTGGGCATTACGGTCTTTATCGGATTGATGATTGCGCAGTTTTCTCTGCAATCTCCCGCCATGCCCGTCTGGATGTTGATTCTGCCGTTATTCATTCTCGGGATGGCGATGTCGACGCAATTCACCGCAATGAACACCATTACGCTGGCCGATCTGACCGATGATAACGCCAGCAGTGGCAACAGCGTACTGGCCGTTACGCAACAACTGTCCATCAGTTTAGGGGTAGCGATAAGCGCGGCGGTGTTACGCATCTATGAAGGGATGGAAGGAACCAATACGGTCGAACAGTTCCACTACACCTTTATAACGATGGGTGCGATTACGATCGTGTCAGCCCTGATGTTCATGTTGCTGAGAGCCAAAGATGGCCGCAACCTGATCAAAGAGCGACACAAACCTACACGGAACCCCGCGCCATCAAAACAGGAGTAAGTTGCAAACGCTGCTGTTGTAGGGCGGGTTGCGCCATCCGATGAATCAGAACATCGATGGCCAGCTCACCCAGTTCATCTTTCGGCTGATGAATCGTGGTAAGCGGCGGCGTCATGTAACGCGCCAGTTCGATGTCATCGTAGCCAATCACCGCCATGTCCTGCGGAATTCGCAATCCGGCCTGGTACAACGCCTGATAGGCGCCGACGGCCATGGCATCATTGCCGGTAAACACAGCGTGGGGCCGATGTTGATGCGAAAGCAGTTTCTGCATGGCCTCAAACCCACCGCCAAATTCAAAATCACCGGTAATTTCGTAACCGTCCGGGATATCCAGTCCGGCACGCTTCATCGCTGCGCGATACCCTTCCAGACGCAATCGCGCCGGGGTTTTATCCAATGGCCCGGTAATGCAGGCGATACGGGTAAAGCCTTTATCAATCAAATGCTGTGTAGCCAGGTCGCCGCCAAGCAACGAGTTATCCTGAATAAGATCGCTATCCCCATCGCCATCAAAAGGCGACCAGTCCATCATAACAGTAGGGATAGAAGGATAGCGCTGCATGATCTCACGCGATGGCTGGTGTGTTTCGGTACAGAGCAACAATAAACCATCCACCCGCTTTTGCATCAGGGTTTCCAGATTACGGTTCATGCGCTGCTCATCGCCTTCAGTATTGCATAACACCAGGCTATAGCCGCGTTCAAAACAGCTGCGCTCAACGCCACGCACCAGTTCGGAATAAAAGGGGTTGGTACTCGCTGTAATCAGCATGCCGATGGTGCGCGTCTGATTCAGCTTCAGGCTGCGCGCCAGCGCAGAAGGGGCGTAATTTAATGACTTGATCGCCGCATCGACTTTTTGAGTTATCGCTTCACTGACAAAGCGATCCTTATTAATGACATGCGAAACGGTTGAAGTGGAAACGCCCGCCAGGCGGGCAACATCCTTCATGGTAGCCAAGCGTTACCTCTGCTGACCTAAAAACGCCTCAATTTCTTCACGCCACGGCACGGAAGGCTGTGCTCCTTTACGGGTCACCGCAATTGCCGCAGCGGCATGCGCAAAGCGGATTGCGTCAGACAACGGTTTTTCTTCCAGCAGAGCGGTGATCAGCGCGCCGTTGAAGGTATCGCCCGCAGCGATAGTATCGACAGCGTCAACTTTAAATCCAGGTATCCGACTGCCTTCGCCATTCACACTGGCCCAGACACCCCGGCTTCCTAATGTAATCAATACGGTACGAATGCCTTTTGCATGCAGCGCCTGGGATGCTTTCGCTGCGTCTGTATCAGTTTCGACACGGATCCCCGTCAGCTTTTCCGCTTCGGTTTCGTTGGGGGTGATGATATCCACCAGCGCCAGCAGTTCGTCGGATAACTCACGCGCCGGAGCCGGGTTCAGCGCCACAATCGTATTGTTTTGCTTTGCGATCTTCGCGGCCATCAACACGCTTTCTATCGGCGACTCCAGTTGCATCAACAATGCAGATGCCTGAGCAATGCGCTCACGCTGCGCCTCAACGAATGCAGGGGAAAGCGCCGCATTAGCGCCAGCATGAATACCAATAACGTTTTCACCGTCGCCGTTCACAAAAATCAGCGCCACGCCGGTGGACTCACCGCTAATGACACTGATCGAATCGACGTCAATGTTGTCACTGACAAGCTGTTTACGGATGTTACTTCCGATATCGTCATCGCCCGTACAGGCAATGAACGCAATATTAGCCCCACTGCGACCCGCAGCCACCGCCTGATTCGCCCCTTTACCGCCAAAAGCCACCTGATAGTGATTTCCGGTGACGGTTTCGCCTGGCGTAGGGAATGTTTCAAGGTTCAGGATATGGTCGGCATTAATGCTGCCTAGAACGACAAGACTGCCTGCGGTTTTCATTTTCGGGGTGTCCATCTGAGATCGCCACCGGTATTACCCGGTGGCGTATGCCACACTTTTCTTTATATTTAGTCCCTCAGGCGACACGCGGTCGCCTGAATCGCCAGTTACTGCTTGATGACCAGCTTCAGGTCAACTGGATATTTGGCCTGAACTTTCTCGCCTTTCAGCACCTTATCCGCTGTCTCAACGCCTTTCGCGCCGATCTGGTCCGGTAACTGTGCGATAGTCGCAGCCAGTTTGCCATCATTTACCGCTTTTTCGCCATCAGGCGTACCGTCAAATCCGACCACCATCACATCAGATTTACCTGCGGTTTGCAGAGCACGCAGCGCACCCAGCGCCATTTCATCGTTCTGTGCAAAAACAGCCTGCACGTCCGGATGCGCAGTCAGTAGGTTCTGCATAACGTTCAGACCCTTAGTGCGGTCGAAATCTGCCGGCTGACTGGCCAGAACGTTAAATTTGTGTGCCGCAACGGCCTGCTGGAAACCTTCACCACGCTCACGCGCCGCGGAAGTCCCGGCAATACCTTGCAGTTCAATGACTTTTGCGCCTTCACCGGCTTTTTTGGCGATGTAATCACCGGCGATTTTCCCGCCCAGCACGTTATCAGATGCGATATGGCTGACGACGTCACCTTTAGTTGCCTGGCGGTCAAGGGTAATCACCGGGATATTCGCCTGGTTCGCCATCTTCACTGCGTTACCCACCGCGTCGGAATCCGTCGGGTTGATCAGCAGAATTTTAGTACCACGTACGGTTAAATCCTGAACGTTCGCCAACTCTTTCGCCGGGTTGTTCTGAGAATCCAGTACCACCAGGTTGTAACCCAGCTTGTCAGCCTCTTTCTGCGCCCCGTCTTTCAGCGAGACAAAGAACGGGTTATTAAGCGTGGAGACCACCAGCGCAATGGTATCTTTCGCCATTGCATTCGCGCTCACGGTGGCGCTTAGCGCAACAGCAGAAACCAGGGTAGCCAGTTTTTTCATGTTCATATTTAAGATGTCCTGTAGTCGTTGTTACTGCTTTTTGTTGTCTACCAGTACCGCCAGCAAAATCACCACCGCTTTGACGATCATCTGGTAATAGGAGGAAACACCTAACAAATTCAAACCATTATTGAGGAAACCCAGAATTAATGCGCCGATCAAGGTCCCAACAATACGACCTTTGCCGCCCGCCAGACTGGTCCCACCCAGCACAACGGCTGCGATGGCATCCAACTCATAACCCGTACCGGCAGTCGGCTGGGCAGAGGAGAGGCGCGCCACTTCAATGATGCCCGCCAGCGATGCCAGCAGCCCACACAGTGAATAGACGATGATCTTGATTTTACTGACGCTAATGCCAGACAGACGCGTTGCCGCTTCGTTACCACCCAGCGCATAGATATAGCGACCCAGACGAGTGTGGTGCAACATGTACCATGCCGCCAGGAAAACAATACCCATGATCCAGACCGGCGTTGGAACCCCCAGCGGACGACCGATACCGAACCAGCCAAACAGATCGGCATTATCGGTAAAGCCCGTATTAACCGGACTCCCGTTGGTGTACACCATTGTCACGCCGCGCAGCAGTAGCATCATGACCAGCGTGGCGATAAACGCCTGCACGCGGCCTTTCGCCACAATCACACCTGTGACTGCGCCAACAGCGGCACCTAATGCCAGGGCAGCAGCAACGGCCACCAGCGCGTTAACTTCAATCCCTACAATTGAAGCCGCCACCGCGCCGGTGAGCGCCAGCAAGGAACCGACAGACAGATCGATACCCGATGTCAGGATCACCAGCGTCATCCCCACCGCCATAATGGCGTTCACGGATGTCTGTTGAAGAATGTTGAACAGGTTATTGACGGTAAAAAAGTTAGGGCTCAACGTCGAGACAATCGCGATCAGCACCAGCAGGGCGATGAGCGACTTCTGCTCCATCAACCACGCTTTGGTGAAATAACGGCGACCAGAAACAGCCTGGGTAGTCATCTTTTTTACTCCTGATTCACGCGATTAAGCTTGCCTACAGCGGCAGCCATCAGAACTTCCTGGGTGGCCTGCTCGCGAGTGAATTCACCGCCGAGATGCCCTTCATGCATGACGATAATGCGATCGCTCATGCCTAATACTTCTGGCATCTCAGAGGAGACCAGAATGATGCTCAGGCCGTCGGCCTTAAACTGGTTAATTAACTGATAAATTTCTTTCTTGGCCCCCACGTCCACGCCGCGGGTAGGCTCATCGAGGATCAGCACCTTCGGACGGGTCATCAACCCACGGGCAATCGCCACTTTCTGCTGGTTGCCACCGGACAGCAGACCGATAGCCTGTTCCATCGACGGCGTCTTCACGTTGAACAGGCGGATAAAATCGCTTACCGCCTGTTGCTCATCCTTATGCTTCAGACTGCCGCCGCTGCGACTGAAATAGCGCAGCGCGGTCAGCGACATATTCTCTTTTACCGACATACCGAGCACTAAACCGTCGCGCTTGCGGTCTTCAGAAATATAGACGATACCGTTCGCCAGTCCGTCCTGCGGAGAACGAGTGATCACTTCATGCCCGTCGAGCGTGACATAACCACTGGTGCGTGGCAGCGCGCCATACAGAACCTTCATCAGTTCGGTACGCCCGGCTCCCATCAGGCCCGAGATCCCTAATATTTCACCTTTACGCAGAGTAAAAGAGACATCGTTCACGCCAGGTCCGCACAGGTTATCGACCTTCAGACGGATGTCGCCAGGCGCTTTATCCAGGCGCGGATACTGCTCTTCGAGCTTACGTCCCACCATCATCTCTATCAGGGAGTCTTCGGTCAGCGAGGCCACTTCACGTTCGGCAATAAACTGCCCGTCGCGGAAAACGGTCACGTCATCGCAAATCTCGAAGATCTCTTTCATGCGGTGAGAAATATAGACAATACCGCGCCCCTGCGACTTCAGTTCGCGGATCACGCGGAACAGGGATTCGGTTTCGGTATCGGTGAGCGCATCCGTTGGCTCATCCATAATGATGACTTTCGACTCAAAGCTCAGCACTTTGGCGATCTCGACCATCTGCTGGTCGCCAATCGACAATTCACCAACCTGGCGGTCGCTCTTAAAGCGCAGATTGAGTTTAGCTAACAGGAGATCCGCTTCGGCATACATTTTCTTCCAGTCAATCTTGCCAAAGCGGTTAACGAATTCGCGGCCGAGGAAAATATTTTCCGCAATGGTGAGTTGCGGGATCAGGTTAAGTTCCTGATGGATGATGCCGATACCGGCTTCCTGGGACGATTTAGGGCCATTAAAGGTGGTTTCTTTACCCAGCCACAACAGCGAACCCGCATCACGGGTATAGATACCGGTCAGCACTTTCATCATGGTGGATTTGCCGGCACCATTTTCCCCCACCAGCGCCATCACGCGGCCGGGATAAACATTGAGTGCGGCGCCGGATAGCGCTTTCACGCCAGGGAACGCTTTATCGATCCCTTTGAGTTGCAGTAATGCGTCCATGACAGCCTCAGAAAGTGACGCCAGCACAGAGAATGATATTCGCATACGGGGAACACTCCCCGCTGCGAATTACCGCCTGACTGTCTGCGGTTTGTTTTTTAAATTGTTCATGCGTGGTGTAACGAATTTCTATGGTATTTCCCTGGTGTTGTTGCAGTTGCTCGATATGGCTGAGCAACGTTTCGTGGAGCTGCGGATTATGTTGTTTAATTTCCGTCGCGAGAATGGCCGACTCAACCTGCATTTCACGGGTCACCACATCCAGTACCTGCATAAAAGAAGGTACGCCCTGGGTTAATGCCATATCAATACGCGTAGTTCTGTTCGGGATGGGTAAACCTGCATCACACACCACCAGCGTATCGGTATGCCCCAGACGGGAGATCACCGATGAAATCTCTGAATTGAGTACAGTGCCTTTCTTCATTTTCTTACTCCACTAGCGAAACGTTTCGCTGGTATTGAGTGTAGTCTGAGAAGTGAGCAAATAACCATCATTACGTAACAGATTTGTGATCACCGTCGAAACGTTTCGCTAAGTGAAATGGCAAGAGAGACAAAGCAGAGCTGGACGGGAAGAAAAATGCCGGGCAAGCGTTGCGCTGCCCGGCTGGATGAGCACGTTAAATCTCGACCTGTGTCCCCAGTTCAATCACGCGGTTAGGCGGGATCTCAAACTGGTCAGGCGCGCGCAGCGCGTTACGCTGGAGAAGCAGATACAGCTTGCCACGCAGACGCAAATACCAGGGGCGTTTGCCGACGATTAACGACTCGTGCGACATAAAGAACGACGTTTCCATCATCCGGCAGCTCAACCCTTCCAGACCGCAGCGATGGAAGACTTCTTCAACATTCGGCGTTTCACGCCAGCCGTAGCTGGCAACGACGCGCCAGAAGGTTGGCGACAGCTGTTCAATCTGCACACGACGGACGTTATGCACGTACGGCGCATCTTCAGTCCGCAGCGTCAGCAGGATCACTCGCTCATGCAATACCTTGTTGTGCTTGAGATTGTGCATCAGAGCAAAGGGGATCACATTCAGCGCGCGAGACATATATACCGCAGTTCCCGGTACGCGTACCGGCGGGGATTTCTCCAGCGAGGCAATCATCGCTTCCAGAGAATTACCGTGCTCATGCATACGACGCAGCAGGCGGAAACGTTCACTCTTCCAGGTAGTCATGATGGTGAACATCACCAGACCCAGCGATAACGGTAACCAACCACCAGACAGCAGTTTGTCGAGGTTTGCCGAGAACAATGGAATATCAATACACAGGAACGCGACGAGAATCAGCGCCACGAAGTACTTATTCCAGTGCCAGTTTTTACGCGCCACGGTGGTTGAGAGAATCGAGGTCAGCACCATCGTGCCGGTCACGGCAATCCCATACGCCGCCGCCAGGTTACTGGAGTGTTCGAAGCTGACAATCACAATGACCACTGCGATATAAAGCATCCAGTTGACGAACGGAATGTAGATCTGTCCGGACTCCATTTCTGACGTATGAATGATACGCATGGGCGACAGATATCCCAGGCGAACCGCCTGACGCGTCAGCGAAAAGACGCCTGAAATCACCGCCTGAGAGGCGATCACCGTCGCCAGCGCCGCAATGATCAGCAGCGGAATCAACGCCCAGTCCGGCGCCAACAAGAAGAACGGGTTTTTAATCGCTTCCGGATGCTTTAACAGCAGCGCGCCCTGACCAAAGTAGTTGAGCACCAGCGAAGGCAGTACCACGGTGAACCACGCCAGGCGGATGGGGAACTTACCAAAGTGCCCCATATCGGCATACAGCGCTTCGACACCGGTAATCGACAGAACCACCGCGCCAAGCGCAACAAAGGAGACGGTTTTATATTCCAGAAAGAAATGCACCGCCCACATCGGGTTCAACGCCTGCAGCACTTCGGGGTTGGCAATAATGCTGCGCAGGCCAAGCACGGCCAGAATCAAAAACCAGGCCAGCATGATAGGCGCAAATAACTTCCCCACCATCCCGGTACCGTGCTTCTGAATCATAAACAGCAGCGTCAGGACGATTATCGACAGCGGGACAATCCAGGTATCCAGCTGCGGCGCAACGATCTCCAGACCCTCAATGGCCGACATCACCGAGATGGCCGGGGTGATCACCACCTCACCATAAAAGAAGCTGCCGCCGATTAAGCCCATGATGACCAGCATAGAGGTCGTTCGCGCGGAGGTATTACGCCCCGCCAGCGACATCAGCGTCAGGATCCCCCCTTCACCAGCGTTATCAGCACGCATGACGAAAGTCAGATACTTAATCGAAACAACAAAGATGAGTAGCCAGAAAATCAGCGACAAAAAACCAAAAACGGCATCACGTTCAACGCCAAAACCAAACTGACCGGACAAACATTCACGAAGTGTATAAAGTGGGCTGGTACCAATATCACCGTAGACAACCCCAATGGCTGCGAGGGTAATCGCAGACAATGATTGCTTATTATCAGTGCTCATAGACTAGTCTTTCATATATAAAGAAATGTGTGCGTAGTCCCTTGGCCCACAAAAAGCGCACAGTATGCACGATTCCAAGCAAAATCGTACCCCTAAATGAGACCAGATTAACCTGGCTCAAAGAAAAATAAACAGCCTCCCGAACAAGTTCAGCCTGTGAACCGAAACGTCTATACTCGCTGTTAACGCAGTACATTTATGAAAGGACGCCACTCTATTATGGCTCACCCACATTTATTAGCGGAAAGAATTTCCCGCCTGAGCAGCGCGCTGGAAAAAGGTCTCTATGAGCGCAGTCACGCCATTCGGCTTTGCCTGCTGGCCGCCCTGAGCGGCGAAAGCGTTTTCTTACTTGGCCCTCCAGGGATCGCCAAAAGCCTGATTGCCCGTCGGCTGAAATTTGCCTTCCAGAATGCGCGGGCGTTTGAATATCTGATGACGCGTTTTTCCACGCCGGAAGAGGTTTTTGGCCCACTCTCTATTCAGGCGCTTAAAGATGAAGGTCGTTACGAACGCTTAACCGCCGGTTATCTTCCCGAAGCGGAAATCGTCTTTCTTGATGAAATCTGGAAAGCGGGTCCGGCAATCCTCAATACCCTGCTGACTGCGATTAACGAACGTCACTTTCGCAACGGCGCGCACGAAGAAAAAATCCCTATGCGCCTGCTGGTGGCCGCCTCCAACGAACTACCGGAAGCAGACAGCAGTCTGGAAGCGCTGTACGACCGTATGCTGATCCGTCTGTGGCTGGACAAAGTGCAGGACAAAGCTAACTTTCGCTCCTTGCTGGTAAGCCAACAGGACGAAAGCGAAAACCCGGTTCCCGCCTCACTACAGGTGAGCGATGAAGAGTATTACCGCTGGCAGAAAGACATTGGCGCAATTACGCTGCCCGATCATGTTTTTGAGCTGATTTTTACGCTGCGCCAGCAGTTGGATAATCTGCCGAATGCGCCTTACGTCTCAGACCGTCGCTGGAAAAAAGCGATTCGTCTGTTACAGGCCAGCGCCTTCTTTAGCGGGCGTGACGCCGTTGCCCCTATCGATCTCATTCTGCTAAAGGACTGCCTGTGGTACGACGCCCAGAGCCTGAACCTGATGCAGCAACAGCTCGAAATATTGATGACCGGACACGCCTGGCAACAGCAAACCATGCTGACGCGCCTCGGCGGTATCGTCCAGCAACGCATTCAGTTGCAGCAACAACAAAGCGATAAAACCGCGTTTACCGTGCTGCGTCAGGGGGGCATGTTCAGCCGTCGTCCGCATTACGATTTGCCCGCTGAGGTCACTGCGACAACTCTGACACTACTTCTGCAAAAACCCTTGAAATTGCATGATATGGAAGTGATCCACATCGCTTTTGATCGCAGCGCGCTGGAGCAATGGCTGGCGAAAGGGGGCGAGATCCGCGGTAAACTTAACGGGATCGGGTTTGCTCAGACGCTGAATATGGAAGTCGATAGCGCCCAGCATCTGGTTGTGCGCGATGTGAGTCTACGGGGCACGCGCCTGGCGCTTCCTGGTTCTTCGGAAGAAGCCATGCCCGGCGAAATCAAGCAGCAGCTGGAGGCGCTGGAAAACGACTGGCGCCAGCAGCATACCCGCTTTAGCGAACAGCAAAAGTGCCTGTTTATTCATAGCGACTGGTTAGGTCGTATTGAGGCCAGCCTTCAGGATGTCGGTGAGCAGATCCGTCAGGCGCAACAATGCTGACACTGGATACACTCAATGTCATGTTAGCCGTCAGTGAAGAGGGGATGATCGAAGAGATGATCCTCGCGCTGCTGGCCTCGCCACAGCTGGCGGTCTTTTTTGAAAAATTTCCCCGTCTGAAAGCGGCAATCACGGACGATCTACCGCGCTGGCGCGAAGCGCTTCGTCGGCGGCTTAAAGATGCACGCGTACCGCCAGAGCTGACGGAAGAGGTGATGTGCTACCAGCAGAGCCAGCTTCTCTCTACCGCGCAGTTCATCGTCCAGCTTCCGCAAATATTGACGCTATTACACCGGCTGCACTCGCCGTATGCCGAACAGGCGCAGCAACTGGTGGACAGCAACACGATATTCACCCCCGCTCTGCATACGCTCTTTTTACAGCGTTGGCGCTTAAGTCTGGTGGTGCAGACCACGACACTGAATCAGCAATTGCTTGAAGAAGAGCGTGAGCAGTTACTGAGTGAAGTTCAGGAACGAATGACCCTGAGCGGGCAACTGGATCCGGTTCTGGCAGAAAACGAAACCGCCGCAGGCCGCCTGTGGGATATGAGCGCCGGTCAGCTCAGACGCGGTGATTATCAGTTGATCGTGAAGTATGGTGATTTTCTGCGCGAACAGCCGGAGTTGATGCGACTGGCAGAGCAACTGGGGCGTTCCAGAGAAGCCAAATCCGTTCCGCGAAAAGATGCGCCGATGGAGACCTTTCGCACGCTGGTGCGCGAGCCCGCCACGGTGCCTGAGCAGGTTGATGGTATTCAGCAAAGTGACGATATTCTGCGTCTGTTGCCACCGGAACTGGCCACGCTCGGCATAACAGAACTGGAATATGAGTTCTACCGGCGGCTGGTGGAAAAACAACTGCTCACTTATCGTCTGCACGGTGAAGCCTGGCGCGAGAAGGTCACTGAACGACCGGTGATTCATCAGGATTTCGATGAACAGCCGCGCGGGCCGTTCATTGTGTGCGTTGACACCTCCGGCTCAATGGGGGGCTTTAATGAACAGTGCGCAAAGGCCTTTTGCCTGGCCCTGATGCGCATTGCCCTTGCCGATAACCGTCGTTGCTTCATCATGCTGTTTTCCACCGAAGTGGTGCGCTATGAGCTTTCCGGCCCACAAGGCATTGAGCAGGCTATCCGCTTTCTGAGCCAACGCTTTCGCGGCGGTACGGATATCGCCAGCTGTTTTCGCGCCATTATTGAACGCATGCAGGGACGAGAGTGGTTTGATGCCGATGCGGTGGTGATTTCAGATTTTATCGCCCAGCGGTTGCCTGACGAAGTGGTGAGTAAAGTCGGAGAGCTGCAGCGGGTTCATCAACATCGCTTTCACGCGGTGGCGA
The sequence above is drawn from the Citrobacter amalonaticus genome and encodes:
- a CDS encoding FadR/GntR family transcriptional regulator produces the protein MPLSAQQLAAQKNLSYVLAEKLAQQILKGAYAPGAILPGEIELGEQFGVSRTAVREAVKTLTAKGMVLPRPRIGTRVMPQANWNFLDQELLTWWMTEENFQQVIEHFLVMRISLEPQACSLAATIGTAEQKAHLNTLMEEMVALKKNFKRERWIEVDMAWHEHIYEMSANPFLTSFASLFHSVYHTYFNSITYNTVVKLDLHQAIVDAIAQSDGDGAFKACQALLFAPNERPENNQDCA
- the mdtD gene encoding multidrug transporter subunit MdtD; this translates as MTNKKARSMAGLPWIAAMAFFMQALDATILNTALPAIAQSLNRSPLAMQSAIISYTLTVAMLIPVSGWLADRFGTRRVFMIAVSLFTLGSLACALSSTLPELVIFRVIQGIGGAMMMPVARLALLRAYPRSELLPVLNFVTMPGLVGPILGPVLGGVLVTWASWHWIFLINIPIGIAGILYARKYMPNFTTPRRKFDMTGFFLFGLSLVLFSSGMELFGEKIVATWIALTIILLSIVLLLAYIRHARRHPTPLISLSLFKTRTFSVGISGNLATRLGTGCVPFLMPLMLQVGFGFPALIAGCMMAPTALGSILAKSMVTQVLRRLGYRTTLVGITVFIGLMIAQFSLQSPAMPVWMLILPLFILGMAMSTQFTAMNTITLADLTDDNASSGNSVLAVTQQLSISLGVAISAAVLRIYEGMEGTNTVEQFHYTFITMGAITIVSALMFMLLRAKDGRNLIKERHKPTRNPAPSKQE
- the rbsR gene encoding ribose operon transcriptional repressor RbsR, which produces MATMKDVARLAGVSTSTVSHVINKDRFVSEAITQKVDAAIKSLNYAPSALARSLKLNQTRTIGMLITASTNPFYSELVRGVERSCFERGYSLVLCNTEGDEQRMNRNLETLMQKRVDGLLLLCTETHQPSREIMQRYPSIPTVMMDWSPFDGDGDSDLIQDNSLLGGDLATQHLIDKGFTRIACITGPLDKTPARLRLEGYRAAMKRAGLDIPDGYEITGDFEFGGGFEAMQKLLSHQHRPHAVFTGNDAMAVGAYQALYQAGLRIPQDMAVIGYDDIELARYMTPPLTTIHQPKDELGELAIDVLIHRMAQPALQQQRLQLTPVLMARGSV
- the rbsK gene encoding ribokinase; translated protein: MKTAGSLVVLGSINADHILNLETFPTPGETVTGNHYQVAFGGKGANQAVAAGRSGANIAFIACTGDDDIGSNIRKQLVSDNIDVDSISVISGESTGVALIFVNGDGENVIGIHAGANAALSPAFVEAQRERIAQASALLMQLESPIESVLMAAKIAKQNNTIVALNPAPARELSDELLALVDIITPNETEAEKLTGIRVETDTDAAKASQALHAKGIRTVLITLGSRGVWASVNGEGSRIPGFKVDAVDTIAAGDTFNGALITALLEEKPLSDAIRFAHAAAAIAVTRKGAQPSVPWREEIEAFLGQQR
- the rbsB gene encoding ribose ABC transporter substrate-binding protein RbsB: MNMKKLATLVSAVALSATVSANAMAKDTIALVVSTLNNPFFVSLKDGAQKEADKLGYNLVVLDSQNNPAKELANVQDLTVRGTKILLINPTDSDAVGNAVKMANQANIPVITLDRQATKGDVVSHIASDNVLGGKIAGDYIAKKAGEGAKVIELQGIAGTSAARERGEGFQQAVAAHKFNVLASQPADFDRTKGLNVMQNLLTAHPDVQAVFAQNDEMALGALRALQTAGKSDVMVVGFDGTPDGEKAVNDGKLAATIAQLPDQIGAKGVETADKVLKGEKVQAKYPVDLKLVIKQ
- the rbsC gene encoding ribose ABC transporter permease, whose translation is MTTQAVSGRRYFTKAWLMEQKSLIALLVLIAIVSTLSPNFFTVNNLFNILQQTSVNAIMAVGMTLVILTSGIDLSVGSLLALTGAVAASIVGIEVNALVAVAAALALGAAVGAVTGVIVAKGRVQAFIATLVMMLLLRGVTMVYTNGSPVNTGFTDNADLFGWFGIGRPLGVPTPVWIMGIVFLAAWYMLHHTRLGRYIYALGGNEAATRLSGISVSKIKIIVYSLCGLLASLAGIIEVARLSSAQPTAGTGYELDAIAAVVLGGTSLAGGKGRIVGTLIGALILGFLNNGLNLLGVSSYYQMIVKAVVILLAVLVDNKKQ